The following are from one region of the Brienomyrus brachyistius isolate T26 chromosome 4, BBRACH_0.4, whole genome shotgun sequence genome:
- the LOC125740817 gene encoding CMRF35-like molecule 1: protein MDPLMLLFLLIAGLTGSVHGMMAEVLAICSGADSVSTVTWVSVLSGGSVTIPCFYEDRYETHVKYWCRGYRLRSCTPIVHTDSPQEGKVSVRDDPDQRVFTVTVNNLTAGDSGYYSCGVKIFGDVDVGDQVYLSVTEVVFTVKWVHVQRGRSVTIPCFYGDRYNTHVKYWCRGNKRNSCAPIEHTDSPQEMISIREDPDQRVFTVTINNLTVVDSGHYWCRVEISEASDPGDEVFLSVTEGSPELSVDKQEVTGVEGDTVSVQCRYGNSDSLKLWCKIWGSCSSERSVSLDGRPVLIRDDRVNRVFSVTMMELERNDTGWYWCAAGYHQIPVHITVSQTTTTTTSTDQTTVLTPGSASVSATIKLPAPGSTHTGVKGQSSLVQLVLYVGLGSLVLLLIIIIITWKVWDKHKKKVARSQNPGRTASEEPGADVTYSSIVLSGPEVSSRCSSHRPAVTPASDVIYSSVTLKHRE from the exons atggatcctctgatgctcctgtttcttctcaTTGCTGGGCTCACAG GAAGTGTACATGGTATGATGGCAGAAGTCCTTGCTATATGCTCAG gtgctgacagtgtgtccacagTGACCTGGGTGTCAGTACTGAgtggaggatctgtcaccatcccatgtttctatgagGACAGATATGAaacacatgtgaaatactggtgcagagggtatagattgaggtcatgtactcccatagtacacactgactctccacaggagggtaaagtgtcagtcagagatgatcctgaccagcgagtcttcactgtgaccgtcaacaatctgacagctggggACTCTGGCTATTACtcatgtggtgtgaagatctTTGGAGATGTAGATGTTGGAGATCAggtttacctgtcagtcactgagg TTGTCTTCACAGTGAAATGGGTGCATGTACAGAGAGGaagatctgtcaccatcccatgtttctatggtgacagatataacaCTCACGtaaaatactggtgcagagggaatAAACGGAATTCATGCGCTCCCATAgaacacactgactctccacaggagatgATCTCAATCAGAGaagatcctgaccagcgagtcttcactgtgaccatcaacaatctgactgTTGTGGACTCTGGTCATTACTGGTGTCGTGTGGAGATCAGTGAAGCCTCAGATCCTGGAGATGAGGTtttcctgtcagtcactgaag GTTCCCCagagctgtcagtggacaaacaggaggtgacgggtgtggaaggagacactgtcagtgtTCAATGTCGCTATGGAAACAGTGACAGTCTGAAGCTGTGGTGTAAGATTTGGGGCTCCTGCTCATCAGAGAGATCTgtgagtttggatgggaggcctgtcctgatcagggatgacagagTAAACAGAGTCTTCAGTGTGACAATGATGGAACTGGAGAGGAATGACACTGGCTGGtactggtgtgctgctggatacCACCAGatcccagttcatattactgtcagtCAGACAACTACAACCACAACCAGCACTGATC AAACCACAGTCCTTACTCCAGGTTCCGCTTCTGTCTCAGCTACCATCAAGCTGCCTGCTCCTGGATCGACCCACACAGGAGTGAAGGGACAGAG ttCTCTGGTCCAGCTGGTTTtgtatgtaggactgggctcattggtgctgctgttgatcatcatcatcatcacatggAAAGTGTGGGACAAACACA AGAAAAAAGTGGCCAGGAGTCAAAATCCAGGAAGGACA GCCTCTGAGGAGCCTGGTGCTGATGTCACCTACAGCTCCATTGTCCTGTCAGGCCCAGAG GTGTCCTCTAGATGTTCTTCACACCGTCCTGCTGTAACCCCAGCCAGCGATGTGATCTACAGCTCAGTCACCCTGAAGCACAGAGAG tag